From Mumia sp. ZJ1417:
TCGACGCCTGGACCCCGCCGGTGGCGCGTCGCTGGAGCCCGAACAGTGTCCCCATCACCGCACCGGCCAGCGTGAGCGACGGGTTGCGGGAGGAGGCGGTGGTCGCGGTGTAGGCGAGGGTCGAGACGAGGACGGGGTGGCGCTGCCCCACCGCCTCGTACAGAGCGCCGCGGAAGAACAGCTCTTCGGCGGCACCGTTCGCGAGGGTTGTGAGCACGACCAGCGGCGGGCTGCCCTCGGCGAAGCGCAGCACCCGCCGCACGGCCGCGTCGAGGACCGGGATGCGCTGCGCCACCAGCGCACCGGCGCAGAAGCAGCCGAACGCGCCGACCCCGGTGAACACCGGCACCACGACGGGACGCCGCTGCGGCGCGTCCGGGCGTTCGATCCAGCCCCGGTGTAGGGGACCCGAGGCTAGCGCGCCCGTCGTCCAGGTCGCCGCCGTCGCCAGGGTCAGGCCGTAGAACTGTGGCGAGTCGGGTCGTGTCGAGAGCGACACCCCGAGCAGGCCCGCACCAGCGACGCCCACGGCGGCGACCGTACGGCGACGCCGACGGACCACCTCCGCGGGCTCAGGGACGGCGGCCGGGGCGACGTACCCGAGCCCACGCGGCAGCAGGGCGCGGACACGGTCCCACCGTCCCCCGCCGCTCACGAGGACCCACCGTCCTCCTGCTCCCGGGCGCGCTCGGCGAGCGCCCGCCGTACCGCCTCGTCGTACGCGAGCGGCTCGAACGGCACCACCTCGCGGATGGCGTCGTCGCGGACCACGACCTCGTTGACCATCGAGCCCACCAGCGAACGCCCCGTCCGCGTGTCGACGTCGGTGACGAGGGCGAGCCACAGCGCCGAGAGCCCCGGACTGAGCAGCGGGACCGGGAGGATCACCGGATGGCGCCCCTCGATGTCGGCGAGGCGGCGCATCATCGCCGCGTACGCGAGGACGTCCGGGCCGCCGATCTCGTACGCCCGGTCGGTGCCTTCGGGCAGGCTCAGCACTCCGACGAGGTAGCGGATCACGTCGTCCACGGCGATCGGCTGCGTCCGTGTGCTCACCCAGCGCGGCGTCACCATCGCCGGCAGGTGCTCGACGAGCTGACGCGTCATCTCCCACGAGATGCCGCCGTGACCGACGACGATCCCCGCACGCAGCGTCGTGACCGGGACGCCGCCCTCCGCCAGCAGGCCCTCGACCTCGCGCCGGCTGCGCAGATGGGGAGAGAGTTCGTCGCTGTCGTCGCCGAGCCCGCCCAGGTAGACGATGCGCCAGACCCCGGCCGCGGCCGCCGCCTCACCGAACGCGCGCGCCGCCTGCGCATCACGCCGGACGAAGTCCTCCGATCCGAGGGAGTGGACGAGGTAGTACGCCGACTCCACGCCCTCCAGGGCGGGCGACAGGGAGGCGGCGTCGTGCACGTCGCCGAAGACGGCCGTCCCCTCGCCCTCGTACGCGTCGGGCCGACGGGTCATCGCGAGCACCTCGTGCCCGTCCGCCACCAGCGACGGGACAAGTCTGCGCCCGATGAATCCCGTGGCTCCCGTCACGAGTACACGCATCGCGCCCTCCCCTGGTTGGCACCCTGCCTTCGATCATGGATTAACGGGCACCGGCACGCTCGTCGCCGTCCGTAACCCTTCGAGAACGATCTCTGGGCGTCGTAACAATCTCGTGCTCTTCTTGTGGCACCATCCCCTTCGTTACGAGATCAGCCTCACGAGAGATCAGTCTCGTGAACCCTCAGAGCTCAAGGAGCAACTTCGATGAAGGTCACCGGACGAGGCCTCAGCAGGGCGTTCGCCGCCGCTGCCGGAGCACTCGCGCTCACCGTCTCGATGGCCGCCTGTGGCGGTGACGACAGCGACGACGCGAGCAAGGAGGTCGACGGCATCAAGATCGTGGAGGGCGACACGCTCACGATCTGCACGCACCTTCCCTACAAGCCGTTCCAGTACCGCGACGACAGCGATGAGGTCGTCGGCTTCGACACCGACCTGCTCGCGCTGCTGGCCGACGACATGGGCATCGACCACAAGGTCGTCGACATCGACTGGGCCCAGATCACCTCCGGCGCCGCGTTCAAGGCCGGCAAGTGCGACGTCGGCATGGGCGCCATGACGATCACCGACGAGCGTGCCGGTGCACTCGCGATCTCCGACCCGTACTTCGACGCCACCCAGGCCCTGCTCGTCAAGGCCGACTCGGGCATCGAGGACCTCTCGGCGCTCAAGGGCAAGAAGATCGGCGTCCAGACGGACACCACCGGCGCGATGTACGCCGAGGAGAACGCCGAGGCCAACGGCTACAGCGTCGTCACGTTCGAGGACATGGCGCTGCAGGCCAACGCCGTCAAGGCGGGCTCGATCGACGCCGCGATCAACGACAACGGCGTGCTGTTCGACTTCGCCAAGGACAACCCCGACACCGCGGTGACGACGGAGTTCGACACGGGCGAGCAGTACGGCTTCCCGGCGGCCAAGGACGCCAACGGCGAGAAGATCATCGAGCGCCTCAACGAGGTCCTCGCGACCGCCAAGGAAGACGGCACATACGACGAGATCTACGAGAAGTACTTCGGCACCAAGCCGTCGACCCGTTGATCCGTCTGGCACAGTAAGGGAGCCATGAGCACCCCCACCGACTTGGCTCCGACCCGTCGTCCGCTGAGCCCGCGCAAGCGGGCTCAGCGGATCCGGGCCGTCCAGTACACCGTCCTCGTCCTGCTCATCGCCGCCGCCGTGCTGTTCGCGGACTGGCCTCAGATCAAGGACGTCTTCTTCCGGCCCGACCTCGTCGAGAAGACGATCACGAGCGGGCTCGGCCACGCGCTCTTCAACACGATCGTCTACACCCTCGGCGCCTTCGTCTTCGGCATCGTCGTCGGTACGATCTTCGCGATCATGCGGCTCTCGCAGATCGGCCCGTACCGGTGGATCGCCACCATCTACATCGAGTTCTTCCGCGGCCTGCCCGCGCTGATCGTCTTCCTCGTCTTCACGCTGCTGCCGCTGGCCTTCCCGGGCATGCGCATCCCATGGGACCCGTACGGCACGGTCTGGCTCGCCCTCGGCATCGTCGGCAGCGCCTATCTCGCGGAGACGATCCGCGGCGGCATCCAGGCCGTCCCCAAGGGCCAGGTCGAAGCCGCCCGCTCGCTCGGCATGACGTCCAGCCAGGCGATGCGCAAGGTCGTCCTCCCGCAGGCGTTCCGTACGATGCTGCCGCCGTTGACCAACGAGCTGATCTTGCTGGTCAAGGACTCGTCGCTGGTCTACATCATCGGGCTGTCCAAGGAGCACTACGAGCTCACGAAGTTCGGACGCGAGCTGGCGAACCAGAACGTCAACGTGACGCCACTGGTCGTCGCCGGCATCGCGTACCTCATCATCACTCTCCCGCTCTCGATGCTGGTCCGCCGGCTCGAGGCCAACGCAGGAAAGGCACGTTGATGTCCGACGCACTCGTCGAGATCCGCGACCTGCACAAGTCCTTCGGCGACAACCACGTCCTGCGCGGGATCGACTTCGAGGTCGCCCCCGGCGAGGTGGTCTGCGTGATCGGTCCGTCGGGCTCCGGCAAGTCGACGCTGCTGCGCTGTGTCAACCTGCTGGAGGAGCCGAGCAGCGGCACGGTCCTCGTCGCCGGCGAGGACCTCACCGATCCCGACTGCGACATCGACGCCGCCCGCCGGCACATCGGCATGGTGTTCCAGAGCTTCAACCTGTTCCCGCACCACACGGCGCTGAGCAACTGCATGGTCTCCCAGCAGACGGTGCTCAAGCGGGGCAAGAAGGAAGCCCGCAAGATCGCCGAGGAGAACCTCGACCGCGTGGGGCTCACCGACAAGCACGACGCCTACCCGGCGAAGCTGTCGGGCGGGCAGCAGCAGCGCGTCGCGATCGCCCGCGCGCTGTCGATGGCGCCCAACCTCATGCTCTTCGACGAGCCCACCTCGGCGCTCGACCCGGAGCTGGTGGGCGAGGTCCTCACGGTCATGCGCAAGCTGGCCGAGGAGGGCATGACAATGCTGGTGGTCACGCACGAGATGGCGTTCGCGCGCGAGGTTGCCGACCGTGTCGTCTTCATGGACGGTGGAGTGATCGTCGAGCAGGGCACCCCGCACGATGTCATCGGGAGCCCGAAGGAGCCTCGCACGAAGGAGTTCCTGCGCCGTGTCCTCGACCCCACGCACGTCAGCCCGAGCTGATTGCGAGATAGTCGACCCTCGACAGACTCCTGGGAGGACCCTGCATGGCTGAGACGAAGCATGGCTGAGAAGCAGTCCGTTCTCGGCCGCGTGACCGCACTCGCGCAGGCCGACGTCTCGACGCTGATCGACGACTCCGCCGATCCGGAGTCGCTCTTCCTCGCCCTTGCTCGGGCGTTCGCGACGACGATCGCCGAGGCCGAGGACACGCTCGCGAGTGCGCTCGCGGCGAAGCGTCTGACCGAGCACGACCGGGCCGAGGACCAGCAGACCGCCGACGACTGGGGCGTCCAGGCGGCCACCGCGGCCTACCACGCCTCGGAGCTGCGCATCGAGGGCAACATCAGTGGCGCCGCGGTCTTCGACGACCTCGCCCGTACGGCACTGGCGCGCCAGCTCGCCACCGAGAAGGAGGTCGCCGACGCCGTCTCGGTCGTCGCGTCCATGGCGTCGTACGTCGAGCGCCTGCGCAACGGGCTGGAGCTCGCGCGCGACCAGCTGGCGATCATCGAGGAGCGCCGCGCGCGTCAGCTCGGTCACGTCGAGCCCGCGGACGGCCGGCTCCTCGACGACGAGGTCGCCGACGTGCTCGACCCGTACACCGAACTCGCCACCTTCGAGCTGAAGCTGCACCGCGAGGACGAGCGGCTGTCCGACGCGCCCGACCGCCCGTCCTACCTCGACGACCGCTTCACGGGCCGTGTTCACCCGAGCGTTCGCAGCGAGGTCGAGCGGCGCCTCGAGATGCTGCGCCCGGACGAGGACGAGCTCGTCGCGGCCCTGGCGGCACGGGCGACCGCTTCGGCCGAGCGGCTCGCAGTCGAGGCCGAGCGGCTGGCCACCCAGGCGCGGGAGCACGACGACTCGGATCTCGATGTCGACGAGCCGGAGATCGAGGTCGCGGTCGAGGTCGCGGCTGAGGTCGAACCCGAGCCCGCGGTCGACCCGGAACCGGAGCCGGAGCCCCCGGTCGAACCCGACCCGGAGCCCGCGGTTGAACCGGTGCCCGAGCCGGAACCCGCAGCTGACGTCGAACCCGAGCCAGAGCCCGAAGCCGTGGCCGAGCCCGTGGCCGAAGCGGTGCCCGAACCCGAGCCCGCGGCTGAGGTCGAACCCGAGCCGGAGCCGGAGCCTGCGGCAGAGCCGGAGCCTGCGGCAGAGCCGGAGCCGGAGCCTGTGTTCGAGCCCGAGCCCGAACCCGAACCTGAGCCCGAACCCGCGGCTGAGGTCGAACCAGAGCGAGCGCCCGAGCCCGCCCCGGAGCCCGAGCCGGCATTCGTGGTGGAGCCCGAGCCGGAGCCCTTACGACCCGCCGGCCGCCGACGCGCGAACGTCCCGGTCAAGGGGCCGGACGACGAGCCGACCGTGCCCGTGACCGGGAGCGGGCCGGTGCCCACCCCCGTCCCCACCCCTGCTCCGGCACCGCCGCCGGATCCCGCGCCCGCGCCCGAGCCCGAGCCTCAGGACGACGATCCCGAGCCTCCGGCTCCGCCGAGCGAGGTCCGGCTGTCCTCGGTCGATCCCATGCCGCGCGGCAACCCGCTCGCGGGGATCGCGGACACCGAGGCGGCGTACCGGCTCGCACGCGCGCAGGAGGAGACACGCTTCGACCTCCCGGTCTTCGACGACTCGCGGCCGGACACAACCGGGTCGCAGGCGGCGCTCGCACACATTGCCCCGCTGCCGCCGCTGCCGCCGCTCGACGAGGACGAGCTGCCGACGGCCGAGTATCCGGCGATCAGGTTCGACTCCGTGCCCAACGCCCCGGAGCCTGCCCCGAAGTCCGAGGAAGACCGGCTCCGCGAAGAGGGCGACGCACTGGCACGCCGTCGCGCTCGACGCGCCCGCGAGGCTCACCAGCCCGGTGTGCCGACGGCGTACGACATCGCGTACGACCCGAACCAGGGTCCGACGCACCCGAGCTATCTCGAGCCGCCGGGCCCGCGTGACCTCGGAGAGGACGCGCAAGTGTTCCCGCTGCGCCCCCGTACAGAGGCGCCGCGCAACGGCGCGCCCCGCCCGAACGGCCCGAGCGAGCCCACGGACTCCGACGACGCCCCCTGACGGGCGCGGCACGCTCACCAAGCCAAGGTTGCGGACACCGAGCCAACCGAAGAGGCGTGGCTCGGCGTCCGCAACTCCGGCTAGGTTCAGGCCTTCTCCCAGCGGAACAACCGCGTCGCGAGCGCTCCGAGCACCAGTGCAAAGGCGAGCAGCGCGAGGATCGGCACGACGACGGCCGACGGCCCCTCGCCGCGCACCATCACGTCGAGCATGCCCTGGTTGACCCACTTGAGCGGGAGCACGTTCGAGAGCGCCACGATCCACGCCGGAGCCCCGTCCAGCGGGAAGAACGAGCCCGACAGGAACGCCATCGGCAAGATGACGAAGTTCGCCGCGCCCGTCGCCCCCTCCTCGGTCTTGCTGAACGAACCGATGAGCAGGCCGAGCGCAAGGAACGCGAGCGTCGCCGCCGCGAGCAACGGCACCGAGATCCACCACCAGCCCGTCAGCTCCAGCCCCATGAACGCGACCGCGGGGACGAGGAACATCACCATCTGGATCCCGGCGAGCATCAGCGCGGTCACCACCCGGGCGCCCACCACCGCGTAGGTCGGGACCGGCGACAGCCTGAGCCTGCGCAGCAGCCCGTTGCGTCGCCACAGCACGAGGTTGGCGGCCGCCCCGAACGTCGCGCCCATCGCGATCGCCCAGCCGAGCAGTGACGGGGTGAAGAACTGGATCGCGCTGAGCGACTCGTCCTCGACCTGCTCCGGCGCCAGCGTGTACGTCGGCGGCTGGCCCGACGCGGCGGCGTTGGCCGCCTGGACGATGTTGTTGAAGGTGCCCTGGACGATGCCGGCGGTGACCTGGTCGGCCGCCGAGTACCACAGCACGAGGGAGTCGCCGTCCATCGTGACGACGGCGTCGGCATCGCCCTTGCGGACCTCGGCGATCGCCGCGTCACGGTCGTCGCCGTCCTCGATGTCGAGGGTCTCGTCGATCGCTGCCTGCGTCGCCGCATCGGCGTCGTCCAGGAGCGGCACGGCACCGACCTGGATGACGTCGCTGCGGGGGACGCTGGCGTCGCCGAGCAGACCGCCGAAGAGGAAGAGGAACATCAGCGGGAAGACCACGGCCCAGAACAGCGCCATCCGGTCACGCAGGAATCCCTTGACCATGGCGATCGCGAGGCTGCGGAAGGGCCGGCCGCGGCTGGGTGCCGCGGCAGCCTTCGCCGGACGCTCGGTGGTGGGGGCGCTCATGCGCGGTACTCCCGTCCGGTCAGGTCGAGGAAGACGTCCTCGAGGGTGGCGCCTCGTACCGAAAGGCCCTCGAGGGCATCACGCTCGGCCAGGGCGGTGAGGACGAGCGCCGGCCGGCGGGTCGAGACCCGTACGGCGGACTGCTCGAGCGCGGCGGACTCCACACCCGGGAGGGCGGCGGCCTGCTCGGGGGTGAGCGTGCCCGGCGCGAGGCTGATCTGCACGGGCAGGTCGAGGCCTCGTACGAGCGCGGCCGGGGAGTCGATCGAGAGGATCTTTCCGCGGTCGACGATCGCGACCCGATCACACAGGATCTCCGCCTCGTCCATGTAGTGCGTCGTGAGCACGACTGTCCGCCCCAACTCGTTGAGGCGCGCGAGGACGTCCCACAGGTTGCGCCGCGCCTGCGGATCGAGCGCCGCCGTCGGCTCGTCGAGGAAGACGAGATCGGGATCGTTGACGAGCGCGCACGCGATGGACAGCCGCTGCTTCTGGCCACCGGACAGCTTGTCGGCCTGGATCGCCGCCTGCTCCGTCAGTCCGACGAGCTCCAACAGCTCGCCGGTACGCGTGGCAGGCGCACCGTACAACGCGCCGAACGTGTCGAGCTGCTCACGCGCGCTCAGCTTCTCGAAGAACGCCGAGGCCTGCAGCTGCACCCCCATCCGCCCGAGGATCCGCGGGTCGCGACGCGCCGGGTCCATCCCGTCGACGAGAGCCCGGCCCCCGTCGGGTCGGCGCAGGCCCTCCAGGATCTCCAGCGTCGTCGTCTTGCCCGCACCGTTGGGCCCGAGGAGTCCGAAGAACTCCCCGGGCTCAACGGTGAAGGTGATCCCGTCGACAGCACGTACCTCGCCGTACTTCTTGACGAGGTCGTGCGCCTCGACTCTCAGCCCCATGTCTCCACCCTCTGATCATTGGTTCATTACTGAAGTAATGAACCATAGAGCAAGGGACGGGGTCAACCCGTTTCACGCGCTCCCGTCACGTGAGCAGCGTGCGCACGACCCGGAGGCCGACTGAGAGGCGCGCGAGATCCGGGGTGTCCTCCCCCCAGATCTCCTCGAGCGTCTCCTCTGCACGCTCGAGCACCGAGGCCTCCGTGGCGCCCCACTCCTGCACGCGGTCGTGCGCGGACGACTCGGGATCAGTCGAGCTCAGCACCTTGCGGGCAAGCTGTCCTTGGACGCCGAGCAGGTCGTCGCGCAGCGCGGCACGGGCCATCGAGCGCCACCTGTCGTCGCGAGGGAGCGCCTGGATGCGGTGCGCCAGACGATCCAGCCCGAGCTGCTCGCCGAGCTCGAAGAACAGCTCCGCGACGGTCGTCGCCACCGTCCCTGTCGACAGGGCGATGTCGGCCATCTCGATCGCCCCGTAGGCCGGCGCGAGCGCGGCGAAGGTCTCCGCGTCGTCGGTCGGGACGTGCGCATCGGCGAGCGCGTCGGCCCTCCCCCGCCACAGCGCATGCTCACGACCGACCATCAGCCGGGGCAGGTCGCGCAGCAGGCTCTGCACCGCCGTCCCGAAGTAGTCGACGCTGCCCTCGACGTCGGCGAACCGGCGGTGGTTGATCAGCCATCGCGACGTCCGCTCGACGAGCGCCTGCACCGCGCTGCGCATGACCTCCTGCACGTCGGCCGGCACCACGTTGTCGAGCTGGCTCGCCCGCTCGAGCAGCGCCCCCTCGCCACAGATCTCGCTGGCGATCGAGCGCGCTCGTGCGAGCTCGGCAGCCGAGGAGCCCGTCTCCCCCGACAGCCGGTGGAAGTACGAGATGCCCGCACGGTTCACCATCTCGTTGACGATCGCGGTCACGACGATCTCGCGGCGCAAGGGATGCTCGGCCATGTCGGCGCGATACTCCTGGCGCAGCGCGCTCGGGAAGTAGCCGAACAGGTGCCCCCGGTAGTAGGGGTCGTCGGCGATGTCGGACGTGAGCAGCTCCTCCTCGAGCACGATCTTGGTGTACGCCATCAGCACGGCAAGCTCTGGCGCCGTCATCCCGACACCCTGCGAGCGACGCTCCGCGATCTGGTTCGGGGCGGGCAGGAACTCCAGGGCACGGTTGAGGTAGCCCCCGCGCTCCAGCCGAGCGACCCAGCTCGCGTGCGCGTGCAGCAGGCTGACCGCGGCATCGACCGAGCCCGCCAGCGACACGTTCTGGTCGTAGTTGTCGGTCAGGACGAGCCGCGCGACCTCGTCGGTCATCGACGCGAGCAGGGTGTCGCGCTCCTGCGAGGAAAGGTCGCCGCGCGCCCTGACCTGGTTGAGCAGGATCTTGATGTTGACCTCGTGGTCGCTCGTGTCGACGCCGGCGGAGTTGTCGATGAAGTCGGTGTTGATCCGACCGCCCGTCAACGCGTACTCGATGCGCCCGAGCTGCGTGAGTCCGAGGTTGCCGCCCTCGCCGACGCACTTGCAGCGCAGCTGATCGCCGTTGACCCGGATGGCGTTGTTGGCCTTGTCGCCGACGTCCGCGTGCGACTCAGAGGACGCCTTGACGTACGTGCCGATGCCGCCGTTCCAGAGCAGGTCGACCGGTGCCATGAGGATCGCCCGGAGCAGCTCCGGCGGGCTCATCGCGGTGACGTCGTCATCGATCCCCAGCGCCTTGCGCATCTGCACGCTGATCGGCACGGACTTGGCCGTACGGGGGAACACCCCGCCGCCCTCGGAGATGAGGCTCGCGTCGTAGTCGGCCCAGCTCGAGCGCGGCAGGGCGAACAACCGCTTGCGCTCCTCGAACGACGGTGCCGCCTCCGGGTCGGGGTCGACGAAGATGTGCCGGTGGTCGAACGCGGCGACCAGCCGCGTGTGCTCCGACAGCAGCATCCCGTTGCCGAACACGTCGCCGGACATGTCGCCGATGCCGACGCAGGTGAAGTCCTCGCGCTGGCAGTCGACGCCCATCTCGCGGAAGTGCCGCTGGACCGACACCCACGCGCCACGCGCGGTGATGCCCATGGCCTTGTGGTCGTAGCCCGCCGAGCCGCCCGACGCGAACGCGTCGCCCAGCCAGTAGCCGTAGTCGGCCGCGATCTGGTTGGCGATGTCGGAGAACGTCGCCGTCCCCTTGTCGGCGGCGACGACGAGGTAGGTGTCGTTGCCGTCGTGGCGGACGACGTCCGGCGGCGGGACCGCCTCGCCGCCGATGCGGTTGTCGGTGAGATCGAGCATCGACGAGATGAACGTCCTGTAGCAGGCGACGCCCTCGGCGAGCCACGCCTCACGATCGGCAGGATCGGGGAGCTGCTTGCAGTAGAAGCCGCCCTTCGCCCCGACCGGCACGATGACGGCGTTCTTGACCATCTGCGCCTTGACCAGGCCGAGGACCTCCGTACGGAAGTCGTCGCGCCGGTCGGACCAGCGCAGACCGCCGCGCGCGACGGCCCCGAACCGCAGGTGCACACCCTCGACCCGCGGCGAGTAGCAGAAGATCTCGTGCGCGGGCCGCGGCTCGGGCAGGTCGGCGATGTCGCGCGGCGACAGCTTGAACGACACGTACGACCGGGGGCGACCGTCCTCGTCGCGCTGGTAGAAGCTCGTGCGTACGGTCGCGCGGACCAGCGTCCGGTACGACCGCAGGACGCGGTCGGTGTCCAGTCCCTCGACCGCCTCGAGCCGCTCGCGCAGGTCGGCCTCGACCTCCTCGGTCAGCGACTCGCGGCGGGAGTCGTCGACGGAGGGGTCGAAGCGGGCCTGGAACAGGTCGAGGATGAGCCGGACGACGCCGGCCTCGGCCAGGAGCACGGCCTGGATCGACTCCAGGCTGAACGGCGTCCCCGCCTGCTGGAGATAGCGTGCGTACGCCCGCAGGACGACGGCCTGGCGCCAGTCGAGGTCGGCACCGAGGACGAGCCGGTTGAACCCGTCGACCTCCGCGCGGCCGTCCCAGCACGCCGCGAACGCCTCGGTCAGCCGCGTACGGCCGGACTCGTCGGTGAGCACGTGCGAGCGGGCCCGGAACCAGTACACCCACACCGGCTCGCTCGTCGCCAGCTCGTACGGCCGCTCGTCGAGGATGTCGACACCGTGCGAGGCGAACGCGGGGAGCAGGTCGGTGAGCGCGGCGGGCTCGCGGGTGTACAGCCGGACACGAAGCCGATGGGGGTCGTCGTGCCGCGGGTCGGGCTCGACGTGGACGACGATCTGGTCCTCGCCACTGAGCAGCTCGCGGGCGGCGAGGACGTCGTCGACCGCGTCGGCCGCGTCGACGTCCTCCTTGTAGCCCGCAGGGAACGCGTCGCGGAAGCCAGCGAGGACGGAGGTCGTGCTCGCCTCGCCGAAACGCCGGTCGACGGCCGCTCCCAGCGAGTCCTCCCACGACCGGATTGCGGCCGCGACCTCACCCTGCAGCTCCGCCGCCTCCACGGTGCCGAGCTCCTGGCCCGGGCGGGGGCGGACGACCAGGTGGACGCGGGCGAGCTGCGACTCGCTCACCCACACGCCGTAGTCGATCATCGGGTCCCCGCCGACCCGCTCGGCCACCATCTCCTCGATGGTGAGCCGGACGTTGGTCGTGTAGCGGTCGCGCGGGAGATAGACGAGGCACGACAGGAACCGGTCGTACGGGTCGCGCCGGACGAACAGCTGGACGTGGCGACGCTCCTGGAGGTGGATCAGCGCCTCGGCGATCTCCGAGAGTCCTTCGACCGGGATCTGGAAGAGCTCGTCGCGCGGATACGTCTCGAGGAGGTCGAGGATCTCCTTGGCCGCGTGGCTGTCGGCGTCGTACCCGAGGCCAGAGATGACCGCGTCGACCTTGCGGTCGAGGATCGGGATGCGGGTGATGCTGCCGGTGTAGGCCGACGACGCGAGCAGCCCGAGGAAGCGACGCTCCCCCACGACCTCGCCGGAGGCGTCGAAGGTCTTGATGCCGATGTAGTCGAGATACCTGGTCCGGTGCACGGTCGAGCGCGAGTTGGCCTTGGTGATGACGAGCACTGTCTTCTCACGCGCCCGCGCGCGCGAACGCGGAGGGAGACGGGAGAAGGATGCGCTCTCGCGCCGCTCGTTGCGCAGGATCCCGAGCCCGCTGGCGGGGACCGAGCGGAGCTTCTCGTCGCCCGGCTCACCCGCGAGGTCGTACTCGCGATAGCCGAGGAAGGTGAAATTGTCGTCCGCGAGCCAGCCCAGCAGCAGCGCCGCCTCGGCGGCCTCGTCGGCAGAGATGCCGGCCGGCGGCGTCGACCGCAGCTC
This genomic window contains:
- a CDS encoding NAD-glutamate dehydrogenase, giving the protein MEEGDLPPDVTDALVEAYYQHVPAEERKERPPEALRGAATSHARLAAVRAPGETLLKVWQPDADTDGWDARGHLVLQVVTDDRAFLVDSTTGFLTREGFGVDWLVHPQLEVVRNGAGQLESVGIAGGESAPGAVRESWMYLELDRSDRPDIEEVISEGVRRVLYDVELANDDWDPMRSRAHEIVAELRSTPPAGISADEAAEAALLLGWLADDNFTFLGYREYDLAGEPGDEKLRSVPASGLGILRNERRESASFSRLPPRSRARAREKTVLVITKANSRSTVHRTRYLDYIGIKTFDASGEVVGERRFLGLLASSAYTGSITRIPILDRKVDAVISGLGYDADSHAAKEILDLLETYPRDELFQIPVEGLSEIAEALIHLQERRHVQLFVRRDPYDRFLSCLVYLPRDRYTTNVRLTIEEMVAERVGGDPMIDYGVWVSESQLARVHLVVRPRPGQELGTVEAAELQGEVAAAIRSWEDSLGAAVDRRFGEASTTSVLAGFRDAFPAGYKEDVDAADAVDDVLAARELLSGEDQIVVHVEPDPRHDDPHRLRVRLYTREPAALTDLLPAFASHGVDILDERPYELATSEPVWVYWFRARSHVLTDESGRTRLTEAFAACWDGRAEVDGFNRLVLGADLDWRQAVVLRAYARYLQQAGTPFSLESIQAVLLAEAGVVRLILDLFQARFDPSVDDSRRESLTEEVEADLRERLEAVEGLDTDRVLRSYRTLVRATVRTSFYQRDEDGRPRSYVSFKLSPRDIADLPEPRPAHEIFCYSPRVEGVHLRFGAVARGGLRWSDRRDDFRTEVLGLVKAQMVKNAVIVPVGAKGGFYCKQLPDPADREAWLAEGVACYRTFISSMLDLTDNRIGGEAVPPPDVVRHDGNDTYLVVAADKGTATFSDIANQIAADYGYWLGDAFASGGSAGYDHKAMGITARGAWVSVQRHFREMGVDCQREDFTCVGIGDMSGDVFGNGMLLSEHTRLVAAFDHRHIFVDPDPEAAPSFEERKRLFALPRSSWADYDASLISEGGGVFPRTAKSVPISVQMRKALGIDDDVTAMSPPELLRAILMAPVDLLWNGGIGTYVKASSESHADVGDKANNAIRVNGDQLRCKCVGEGGNLGLTQLGRIEYALTGGRINTDFIDNSAGVDTSDHEVNIKILLNQVRARGDLSSQERDTLLASMTDEVARLVLTDNYDQNVSLAGSVDAAVSLLHAHASWVARLERGGYLNRALEFLPAPNQIAERRSQGVGMTAPELAVLMAYTKIVLEEELLTSDIADDPYYRGHLFGYFPSALRQEYRADMAEHPLRREIVVTAIVNEMVNRAGISYFHRLSGETGSSAAELARARSIASEICGEGALLERASQLDNVVPADVQEVMRSAVQALVERTSRWLINHRRFADVEGSVDYFGTAVQSLLRDLPRLMVGREHALWRGRADALADAHVPTDDAETFAALAPAYGAIEMADIALSTGTVATTVAELFFELGEQLGLDRLAHRIQALPRDDRWRSMARAALRDDLLGVQGQLARKVLSSTDPESSAHDRVQEWGATEASVLERAEETLEEIWGEDTPDLARLSVGLRVVRTLLT